The window TTCGTCAAAACACCTCTGCGGCCTCTGCGATCTCCGCGGTGAAATATCCGGGCTAGCGCAACGGCCCGGGCATGGCGGCTGGACAACGGCCGCCATGGCACCCTGGGCATGCACCTTGGCTTATAATGAGGAGAAATGAGAAAGCTTCTCCGACATCGCCACCCGCTGGTCCGCAAGATTGTCCACTACGGGCGCATCCCGCTGGGAATCTTGCTGATTCTGCTGGGGATCGCCGGGCTGGTCCTGCCGGTCCTCCAGGGCTGGGCGATGATCTTCGCCGGAATCATCCTGCTGGCGCCGAACAGCCGCTTCTCGAAATGGATCAAGCGTAAGCTCCAGCGCCTGCGGGCGCGTGCTCGGATCTGGCGGGCGCGGCGGCGGGTAGCCCGCGTCCGCCGACGAGCGGAGAAGGATAAGGCGCGCCGGGCGAAAGGCTGAATTAGGGGGGACGTGCGGTGGCTGCAAAAAACAACGCGGAAATCTTCACGGTCGGCCATTCGACGCGAAGCGCCCAGGAGTTCGTGCAGTTGCTGCGCAGCCACGGAGTGCGGCGGCTGGTGGACGTACGGAGCATCCCGCGTTCGCGGCATAACCCTCAGTTCAATCGCGAAGAACTCGGGCCGTTCCTGCGCCGGCGTCGCATCAACTACCGCCATATGCCAAGCCTCGGCGGCCTGCGCCACCCGCGGGCCGACTCGGCCAACACCGCCTGGCGAAACGCCGGCTTTCGCGGATTCGCCGATTACATGCAGACGCCGCAGTTCCAGGCCGCACTCGACAAGCTCATAGCCCTGGCCGGCGAAAAGCCGCTGGCGATCATGTGTGCCGAAGCCGTCCCCTGGCGATGCCACCGCGGGCTCATCGCCGATGCCCTCACCATCCGCGGCATCGAGGTACGCCACATCGTCAGCGGCGCCAGTGCCAAAACCCACGTTCTCAATCCGATGGCCGTGGTGAAGGGAAAATCGCTGACGTATCCAGGAGCGTCGCCGCCGATCGGGCAAACAACCGCGCGGGGCAAACCCCGCCGCTAACGCTGCGCGCATGAACTTTCTTCATCCTCTGAGTGCTCTGTGCCTCTGAGGTTAGTTGTTCGATCACCGGCATTACACTAGAATCACCGCATGAGCA is drawn from Planctomycetaceae bacterium and contains these coding sequences:
- a CDS encoding PGPGW domain-containing protein, whose translation is MRKLLRHRHPLVRKIVHYGRIPLGILLILLGIAGLVLPVLQGWAMIFAGIILLAPNSRFSKWIKRKLQRLRARARIWRARRRVARVRRRAEKDKARRAKG
- a CDS encoding DUF488 domain-containing protein, which produces MAAKNNAEIFTVGHSTRSAQEFVQLLRSHGVRRLVDVRSIPRSRHNPQFNREELGPFLRRRRINYRHMPSLGGLRHPRADSANTAWRNAGFRGFADYMQTPQFQAALDKLIALAGEKPLAIMCAEAVPWRCHRGLIADALTIRGIEVRHIVSGASAKTHVLNPMAVVKGKSLTYPGASPPIGQTTARGKPRR